The Neomonachus schauinslandi chromosome 11, ASM220157v2, whole genome shotgun sequence genome contains a region encoding:
- the LOC110586342 gene encoding ribosomal biogenesis factor-like isoform X2, producing the protein MAKNKLRGQKSRNVFHIASQKNFKSKNKAKPVTTNLKKINILIPQQCHENEPVDVDESTRLMVQL; encoded by the exons ATGGCCAAAAACAAACTAAGAGGGCAGAAGTCCAGGAATGTATTTCATATAGCCAGCCAAAAAAACTTTAAgtctaaaaacaaagcaaaaccagttACCACTAATCTTAAGAAGATAAACATT CTGATTCCTCAGCAGTGTCATGAAAACGAACCAGTTGATGTTGATGAATCGACAAGATTAATGGTTCAGTTGTAA
- the LOC110586342 gene encoding ribosomal biogenesis factor-like isoform X1 encodes MAKNKLRGQKSRNVFHIASQKNFKSKNKAKPVTTNLKKINIVNDEKVNRMNKASVDIQKELAHFSKGLSLEPLQKQLIPQQCHENEPVDVDESTRLMVQL; translated from the coding sequence ATGGCCAAAAACAAACTAAGAGGGCAGAAGTCCAGGAATGTATTTCATATAGCCAGCCAAAAAAACTTTAAgtctaaaaacaaagcaaaaccagttACCACTAATCTTAAGAAGATAAACATTGTGAATGATGAAAAAGTTAACAGGATGAATAAAGCTTCTGTAGATATACAAAAGGAACTTGCCCATTTCTCAAAAGGCCTTTCCCTTGAACCTTTGCAGAAACAGCTGATTCCTCAGCAGTGTCATGAAAACGAACCAGTTGATGTTGATGAATCGACAAGATTAATGGTTCAGTTGTAA